A window of the Natronomonas salina genome harbors these coding sequences:
- the tenA gene encoding thiaminase II yields the protein MGFTEELEPILDRIVAETLEHPMVARLGDGTLDEEPFEEWVRQDYRYLVEYNRVFALGAAKAPDLDRMRTFATLMDETLHTEMDLHREYAAEFGISEAELETTAPSPTTQGYTDFLVRTASHGSFGDLVAALLPCMWGFNEVGRRLDERGRPDDERYAEWIATYAGEEFTELTEWCIGLLDDVAADAAPRTRDRYRDLFTTSMRYEYRFWDAAWRQEGWSA from the coding sequence ATGGGATTCACCGAGGAACTGGAGCCGATACTGGACAGGATCGTCGCGGAGACGCTCGAACACCCGATGGTCGCGCGCCTCGGCGACGGGACGCTGGACGAGGAGCCGTTCGAGGAGTGGGTGCGGCAGGACTACCGCTACCTCGTCGAGTACAACCGCGTCTTCGCGCTCGGTGCGGCGAAGGCCCCGGACCTCGACAGAATGCGCACGTTCGCGACGCTGATGGACGAGACGCTGCACACCGAGATGGACCTCCACCGCGAGTACGCCGCCGAGTTCGGCATCTCGGAGGCGGAACTCGAGACCACCGCGCCCTCCCCGACGACGCAGGGGTACACCGACTTCCTCGTCAGGACCGCTTCGCACGGCTCCTTCGGTGACCTCGTCGCCGCGCTGCTCCCCTGCATGTGGGGGTTCAACGAGGTCGGCCGGCGCCTCGACGAGCGGGGCCGCCCCGACGACGAGCGTTACGCGGAGTGGATCGCCACCTACGCCGGCGAGGAGTTCACGGAGCTCACCGAATGGTGCATCGGCCTGCTGGACGACGTCGCCGCGGACGCGGCGCCCCGGACCCGCGACCGCTACCGCGACCTGTTCACGACCTCGATGCGCTACGAGTACAGGTTCTGGGACGCGGCCTGGCGACAGGAGGGGTGGTCGGCGTGA
- a CDS encoding TenA family protein, with protein MTPESETVGSDPFAAADEDRFTEWLRARTGDRWAAATEHRFTEELADGSLDEAVLERYLLQDYVFLREATGLVASAAADAPDVESRGEIAEFLAMLCSDENDYFRRAFGALGVPESEFESPDLTPTTEAFLDLVHRAASEGGYAESLAVFVPAEWVYLEWGRRTAERVAADLPFTHREWIDLHADESFVEFVTWLRGELDAVGPELSPRRQRQVARLFERTVDLEAAFFDAAYGDAPAASGAVEE; from the coding sequence GTGACACCCGAATCGGAGACGGTCGGGTCGGATCCCTTCGCCGCGGCCGATGAGGACCGGTTCACGGAGTGGCTCCGGGCCAGGACCGGCGACCGCTGGGCGGCCGCGACCGAACACCGCTTCACCGAAGAACTGGCCGACGGGTCGCTCGACGAGGCGGTCCTCGAGCGGTACCTACTGCAGGACTACGTCTTCCTCCGGGAGGCGACCGGACTGGTCGCCAGCGCAGCGGCCGACGCCCCGGACGTCGAGTCCCGCGGCGAGATCGCCGAGTTCCTCGCGATGCTGTGCAGCGACGAGAACGACTACTTCCGGCGGGCCTTCGGCGCCCTCGGCGTCCCGGAATCCGAGTTCGAGTCGCCGGACCTGACGCCGACGACCGAGGCGTTCCTCGACCTCGTCCACCGGGCCGCGAGCGAGGGCGGCTACGCCGAGTCGCTGGCCGTCTTCGTCCCGGCCGAGTGGGTCTACCTGGAGTGGGGGCGGCGCACAGCCGAGCGCGTCGCCGCCGACCTGCCGTTCACACACCGGGAGTGGATCGACCTCCACGCCGACGAGTCGTTCGTCGAGTTCGTGACGTGGCTCCGCGGCGAACTCGACGCAGTAGGGCCGGAGCTCTCGCCGCGGCGGCAGCGCCAGGTCGCTCGACTGTTCGAGCGGACCGTCGACCTGGAGGCGGCCTTCTTCGACGCCGCCTACGGCGACGCGCCGGCCGCGAGCGGCGCCGTCGAGGAGTAG
- a CDS encoding DUF4399 domain-containing protein has translation MPERVSRRKFAALAASTTAAAIAGCSDGEQDDDASGDQNGNGTAEGTGTPAEGEASIDVDEEASVSFEAPEDGATAANGVTVSMQAENFTIEEAGEVNDNAGHFHVMIDEGAVAVGEEIPNDETHLHFGDGSSRTVLDLEPGTHELTLQAADGQHRALDLTDTVEVEVEEASVSFAAPEDGATVQSPVAVGFDASENLQAEEAGELGQTGGHFHVMVDAEAVAVGEEIPNDDAHRHFGDGSTEAELELESGEHDLVLQMGDGEHLALPETDEISVTVE, from the coding sequence ATGCCAGAACGGGTTTCCCGACGGAAGTTCGCAGCGCTCGCAGCGAGTACGACCGCCGCCGCCATCGCCGGCTGCTCGGACGGAGAGCAGGATGACGACGCCAGCGGCGACCAGAACGGCAACGGGACCGCCGAGGGGACCGGGACGCCCGCCGAGGGCGAGGCCTCCATCGACGTCGACGAGGAGGCGTCGGTCTCCTTCGAGGCGCCCGAAGACGGCGCCACGGCCGCCAACGGCGTCACCGTCTCGATGCAGGCGGAGAACTTCACCATCGAGGAGGCCGGCGAGGTCAACGACAACGCCGGCCACTTCCACGTCATGATCGACGAGGGCGCCGTGGCGGTCGGCGAGGAGATCCCCAACGACGAGACGCACCTGCACTTCGGTGACGGCTCCTCCCGGACCGTCCTCGACCTCGAACCCGGCACCCACGAACTGACACTGCAGGCCGCCGACGGCCAGCACCGTGCCCTCGACCTGACCGACACCGTCGAAGTTGAGGTCGAGGAGGCGTCCGTCTCCTTCGCCGCCCCCGAGGACGGTGCGACGGTCCAGAGCCCGGTCGCCGTCGGGTTCGACGCCTCCGAGAACCTGCAGGCGGAGGAAGCCGGCGAACTCGGTCAGACCGGCGGCCACTTCCACGTGATGGTGGACGCCGAGGCCGTCGCGGTCGGCGAGGAGATCCCCAACGACGACGCCCACCGCCACTTCGGCGACGGGTCGACCGAGGCCGAACTCGAACTCGAGTCCGGCGAGCACGACCTCGTCCTCCAGATGGGCGACGGCGAGCACCTCGCGCTCCCCGAGACCGACGAGATCAGCGTCACCGTCGAGTAA
- a CDS encoding aspartate aminotransferase family protein, which translates to MDRETVTPQVDELPGPRARERVEYHGSFAAPSTYVYEFVWDVTAPAIGPFCTDADGNVLLDFTGHVGAAPLGYNNPELLERMEAFDLVDPLKIAGQDFYTTAGDPGNPEFPGPGELMERLVDVTPDGMDTVFLSNSGAEAVENALKICYDRTGGKYGITFEGAFHGRTLGALSLNRSKEVYRRQFPELGSIHDVPFCRDRQCTPGTCECGFFAGDTSQLRRMLDDETGHVNADEVAYLVMEPIQGEGGYYAPSDAFMTEVAEVCEQHDLLLIADEIQSGLGRTGEFWASDHYPIEPDVICAAKGARVGATVASEDVFPDEESRLSSTWGAGDIVASLQGALTIDVIREEDLLGNAVRRGEQATSELAAAAVPNAVDVRGRGLMLGVEFDSKERRDDVQDEAMKRGLLTLGCGHRTLRLLPPLDVREREITMAVELLSEAADAAA; encoded by the coding sequence ATGGATCGCGAGACGGTGACGCCGCAGGTCGACGAGCTGCCCGGCCCCCGGGCGCGAGAGCGCGTCGAGTACCACGGCTCGTTCGCGGCGCCGAGCACGTACGTCTACGAGTTCGTCTGGGACGTCACGGCCCCGGCGATCGGTCCGTTCTGCACCGACGCCGACGGCAACGTCCTCCTGGACTTCACCGGCCACGTCGGCGCCGCGCCGCTGGGCTACAACAACCCCGAACTGCTCGAGCGGATGGAGGCCTTCGACCTCGTCGACCCCCTGAAGATCGCCGGCCAGGACTTCTACACGACCGCCGGCGACCCTGGGAACCCCGAGTTCCCCGGGCCGGGGGAACTGATGGAGCGGCTCGTCGACGTCACGCCGGACGGGATGGACACGGTCTTCCTGTCGAACTCCGGCGCAGAGGCCGTCGAGAACGCCCTGAAGATCTGCTACGACCGGACGGGCGGGAAGTACGGCATCACCTTCGAGGGCGCCTTCCACGGCCGCACTCTCGGGGCGCTGTCGCTGAACCGCTCGAAGGAGGTATACCGCCGGCAGTTCCCCGAACTCGGGAGCATCCACGACGTCCCCTTCTGTCGGGACCGGCAGTGTACGCCGGGGACCTGCGAGTGCGGGTTCTTCGCCGGCGACACCTCGCAACTTCGGCGGATGCTGGACGACGAGACCGGCCACGTCAACGCCGACGAGGTCGCCTACCTCGTCATGGAGCCGATCCAGGGCGAGGGCGGCTACTACGCGCCGAGCGACGCGTTCATGACGGAGGTCGCCGAGGTCTGCGAGCAGCACGACCTCCTCCTGATCGCCGACGAGATCCAGTCGGGGCTGGGACGGACGGGCGAGTTCTGGGCCTCGGACCACTATCCCATCGAACCGGACGTCATCTGCGCGGCCAAGGGCGCCCGCGTCGGCGCCACCGTCGCGAGCGAGGACGTCTTCCCCGACGAGGAGTCCCGGCTCTCCTCGACGTGGGGCGCCGGCGACATCGTCGCGTCGCTGCAGGGCGCGCTGACTATCGACGTCATCCGCGAGGAGGACCTGCTGGGGAACGCGGTTCGGCGCGGCGAGCAGGCGACGTCGGAACTCGCCGCGGCGGCCGTGCCGAACGCCGTCGACGTCCGGGGGCGGGGGCTGATGCTCGGCGTGGAGTTCGACTCGAAGGAGCGACGCGACGACGTCCAGGACGAGGCGATGAAGCGCGGGCTGCTGACGCTCGGCTGCGGGCACAGGACCCTCCGGTTGCTCCCGCCGCTGGACGTCCGGGAGCGGGAGATCACCATGGCCGTGGAGTTGCTCTCCGAGGCGGCCGACGCCGCGGCCTGA
- a CDS encoding MgtC/SapB family protein, with protein sequence MTEFGVSLLDDNVVALVLAAALGMFLGLEREWSDKTAGIRTFSLVSLLAAAFTILDSQLLLLSGALLVVVFGIILGVQGLLGQVGTLSLTTSASLLVAYGVGALVGSGLVLEGVTVAVVSSLLLVLRQELHGVAGALSKEEVQAGAEFAILAFVLYPLLPPEERTITLAGLSVDIEPRVVWLMVVFVAGIGIVNYAIVRLYGGRGIAVTGFFGGLASSTAVVGTMLDHVNQRPEAAAYGVAAVLLSNASMAIRNLAIAVVFTVGSGVLLEAVVPLASVVVVAVAVAAYSADWSESIEIDLDTPFTLRYALGIGALFLTVLLVGGFAEAAFGTSGLYLAALFAGLVSSAGATASAVVLYANGSITAVQATVAVLLASAASIVVKVGLTLPSPNRDFSRGVLVWSAVLLASAGAITAAFVTMV encoded by the coding sequence ATGACCGAGTTCGGCGTGTCGCTGCTCGACGACAACGTCGTCGCCCTGGTGCTGGCGGCCGCACTGGGGATGTTCCTCGGGTTGGAGCGCGAGTGGTCCGACAAGACGGCCGGCATCCGGACCTTCTCGCTGGTCAGCCTGCTGGCGGCGGCGTTCACCATCCTCGACTCGCAGCTGCTGTTGCTCTCCGGAGCGCTGCTGGTCGTCGTCTTCGGGATCATCCTCGGCGTCCAGGGACTGCTCGGCCAGGTCGGGACGCTCTCGCTGACGACGTCGGCCTCGCTGCTCGTCGCCTACGGCGTCGGCGCCCTGGTCGGGTCGGGCCTGGTCCTCGAGGGGGTGACCGTCGCGGTCGTCTCCTCGCTGCTGTTGGTCCTCCGGCAGGAACTCCACGGGGTCGCGGGCGCGCTCTCCAAGGAGGAGGTGCAGGCCGGCGCCGAGTTCGCCATCCTGGCGTTCGTCCTCTACCCCCTGCTGCCGCCGGAGGAGCGGACCATCACCCTCGCGGGGCTCTCCGTCGACATCGAACCGCGGGTGGTCTGGCTCATGGTCGTCTTCGTCGCCGGCATCGGCATCGTCAACTACGCCATCGTCCGGCTGTACGGCGGCCGCGGCATCGCCGTGACCGGCTTCTTCGGCGGCCTGGCCTCCTCGACGGCCGTCGTCGGCACCATGCTCGACCACGTGAACCAGCGGCCCGAGGCCGCCGCCTACGGCGTCGCCGCCGTGCTGCTGTCGAACGCCTCGATGGCCATCCGGAACCTCGCCATCGCGGTCGTGTTCACGGTCGGCTCCGGGGTGCTGCTGGAGGCGGTCGTCCCGCTGGCGTCCGTCGTCGTCGTCGCCGTCGCCGTCGCCGCCTACTCCGCCGACTGGTCGGAGTCAATCGAGATCGACCTCGACACGCCGTTCACGCTCCGATACGCCCTCGGCATCGGCGCGCTGTTCCTCACCGTCCTGCTCGTCGGCGGGTTCGCCGAGGCGGCCTTCGGCACCTCCGGGCTCTACCTCGCCGCGCTGTTCGCGGGGCTGGTCAGCAGCGCCGGCGCGACGGCCTCGGCGGTCGTCCTCTACGCGAACGGGTCGATCACGGCCGTCCAGGCGACCGTCGCGGTGCTGCTGGCCTCCGCCGCCAGCATCGTCGTCAAGGTCGGGCTCACACTGCCGTCGCCGAACCGGGACTTCTCGCGGGGCGTGCTCGTCTGGAGCGCCGTCCTGCTGGCCAGCGCCGGGGCCATCACCGCGGCCTTCGTGACGATGGTCTGA
- a CDS encoding AI-2E family transporter produces the protein MLRDVSRPRLAWWTVGAVLAFVVGTALLAFTGTLVTALFLYYVCRPVYRRLRPRVGRNLAAVGAMIALAIPIVLLVTYTVAITIQEIQTLAENVDLGPLQEVVSPYFDISSVVQDPASLLQNSDFMSALNVVIEGAFSYLPLVLTFLLNLFIALAVTFYLLRDGDKLAGWIRHTFGHDTGVFDTYARAVDEDLSSVYFGNILNAVLAAIIAAIAYHALNLLAPAGGAIPYPALLGMLIGAASLIPVVGMKIVYPPVAILLFAQAVSQGDPLWFPVAFFLVSVVIIDFIPDIVLRPYVSGRNLHVGLVMIAYIVGPVFFGWYGLFLGPLLLVLVFHFARHVLPALLDDGPIRPVPAFTEATAPDEYLEGEVATDDSAGTEGGGSTGGADDPGPH, from the coding sequence ATGCTCAGGGACGTCTCCCGCCCCCGGCTCGCGTGGTGGACAGTCGGCGCCGTCCTCGCCTTCGTCGTCGGGACAGCGCTGCTCGCGTTCACGGGCACGCTCGTCACCGCGCTGTTCCTCTACTACGTCTGTCGACCGGTCTACCGGCGGCTCCGCCCCCGCGTCGGCCGGAACCTCGCGGCCGTCGGCGCGATGATCGCGCTCGCGATCCCCATCGTCCTCCTGGTCACCTACACCGTCGCGATCACCATCCAGGAGATCCAGACGCTCGCGGAGAACGTCGACCTCGGTCCCCTCCAGGAGGTCGTCTCGCCGTACTTCGACATCTCGAGCGTCGTCCAGGACCCCGCGAGCCTCCTGCAGAACTCCGACTTCATGTCCGCACTGAACGTCGTGATCGAGGGGGCGTTCAGCTACCTGCCGCTCGTCCTCACGTTCCTCCTCAACCTCTTCATCGCCCTCGCGGTCACCTTCTACCTGCTCCGGGACGGCGACAAGCTCGCCGGCTGGATCCGCCACACGTTCGGCCACGACACGGGCGTCTTTGACACCTACGCCCGCGCCGTCGACGAGGACCTCTCGAGCGTCTACTTCGGCAACATCCTCAACGCGGTCCTCGCCGCCATCATCGCCGCCATCGCGTACCACGCCCTGAACCTCCTGGCGCCGGCGGGCGGGGCCATCCCGTACCCGGCGCTGCTGGGGATGCTCATCGGCGCCGCGAGCCTCATCCCCGTCGTCGGGATGAAGATCGTCTACCCGCCCGTCGCGATACTGCTGTTCGCCCAGGCCGTCTCGCAGGGCGACCCGCTGTGGTTCCCCGTCGCGTTCTTCCTCGTCTCGGTGGTCATCATCGACTTCATCCCGGACATCGTCCTCCGGCCGTACGTCTCCGGCCGGAACCTCCACGTCGGTCTCGTGATGATCGCCTACATCGTCGGCCCGGTGTTCTTCGGCTGGTACGGGCTGTTCCTCGGCCCGCTGCTGCTCGTGCTGGTGTTCCACTTCGCCCGGCACGTCCTGCCGGCGCTGCTGGACGACGGGCCGATCCGGCCGGTGCCGGCCTTCACGGAGGCCACGGCCCCGGACGAGTACCTGGAGGGAGAGGTCGCGACCGACGATAGCGCCGGGACGGAGGGCGGCGGGTCGACCGGTGGCGCCGACGACCCCGGCCCTCACTAA
- a CDS encoding 3-hydroxyacyl-CoA dehydrogenase/enoyl-CoA hydratase family protein translates to MEFEDIETIAVLGAGNMGHGIAEVAALSGYEVNLRDIKEEFVQSGYDDIEWSLNKLAEREQISESDAEEALDRVTPLVDVEEAVGDADFVIEAVPEQMDIKKDVYGDVEQHLPEDAIIATNTSSLSITDLAEVTERPEQFCGMHFFNPPVRMQLVEVISGAHTAEETLEVTEQLAEDFDKTPVRVRKDSPGFIVNRILVPLMNEACWMVSEDDATVEEIDSTTKFDMGLPMGSFELGDQVGHDVTYHVLEYMNEVLGEAYEPAPFLEELIEEERYGKKTGRGVYDYEDGDGADVPTDAGSEEVASRLVAVMANEVGNLVGKDVSDPPAIDEAVMLGAGFPDGPAKIADDRGLEGLVETLDELHEEKGHPRYEVSDGLREAAEEGGFHSGDDEEGVDFTNIEVRYPGDMVGQIVLDREARMNTINPALMDELSEAIDLFEEDDEVRALLITGKGDRAFSAGADVTAMASGADPIEAIDLSRKGQRTFGKLEECDMPVVAGIDGFALGGGFELALCCDFRIASERSELGTPEHNLGLLPGWGGTQRLMRIAGFGRAKEIVFTAERFDPETMYEYDVVTEVVPTEEFEDRVHEFAADLAAGPPISQKLTKRAMLAGWEDIDAGLELEAQAFGHLINTDDLMEGITAFMGDGEPNFEGK, encoded by the coding sequence ATGGAATTCGAAGATATCGAGACCATAGCGGTGCTCGGGGCCGGGAACATGGGCCACGGCATCGCCGAGGTCGCCGCGCTGTCGGGCTACGAGGTCAACCTCCGGGACATCAAGGAGGAGTTCGTCCAGAGCGGCTACGACGACATCGAGTGGTCGCTGAACAAGCTCGCCGAGCGCGAGCAGATCTCGGAGTCCGACGCCGAGGAGGCCCTCGACCGCGTCACCCCGCTGGTCGACGTCGAGGAAGCCGTCGGCGACGCCGACTTCGTCATCGAGGCCGTCCCCGAGCAGATGGACATCAAGAAGGACGTCTACGGGGACGTCGAGCAGCACCTCCCCGAGGACGCCATCATCGCGACGAACACCTCCTCGCTGTCCATCACGGACCTCGCCGAGGTCACCGAGCGGCCGGAGCAGTTCTGCGGGATGCACTTCTTCAACCCGCCGGTCCGGATGCAGCTCGTCGAGGTCATCTCCGGGGCTCACACCGCCGAGGAGACCCTCGAGGTCACCGAGCAGCTGGCCGAGGACTTCGACAAGACGCCGGTCCGCGTCCGCAAGGACTCCCCCGGCTTCATCGTCAACCGCATCCTCGTCCCCCTGATGAACGAGGCCTGCTGGATGGTCTCGGAGGACGACGCCACCGTCGAGGAGATCGACTCCACGACGAAGTTCGACATGGGCCTGCCGATGGGCTCGTTCGAACTCGGCGACCAGGTCGGCCACGACGTCACCTACCACGTCCTCGAGTACATGAACGAGGTCCTCGGCGAGGCCTACGAGCCCGCGCCGTTCCTCGAGGAGCTCATCGAGGAGGAGCGCTACGGCAAGAAGACCGGCCGGGGCGTCTACGACTACGAGGACGGCGACGGCGCCGACGTCCCGACCGACGCCGGCAGCGAGGAGGTCGCCAGCCGACTGGTCGCCGTGATGGCCAACGAGGTCGGCAACCTCGTCGGCAAGGACGTCTCCGACCCGCCGGCCATCGACGAGGCCGTGATGCTGGGCGCCGGCTTCCCGGACGGTCCCGCGAAGATCGCCGACGACCGCGGCCTCGAGGGCCTCGTCGAGACGCTCGACGAGCTCCACGAGGAGAAGGGGCACCCGCGCTACGAGGTCTCCGACGGCCTCCGCGAGGCCGCCGAGGAGGGCGGCTTCCACAGCGGCGACGACGAGGAGGGCGTCGACTTCACGAACATCGAGGTCCGCTACCCCGGCGACATGGTCGGGCAGATCGTCCTCGACCGCGAGGCCCGGATGAACACCATCAACCCCGCGCTGATGGACGAGCTGAGCGAGGCCATCGACCTGTTCGAGGAGGACGACGAGGTCCGAGCGCTCCTCATCACGGGCAAGGGCGACCGCGCGTTCTCCGCCGGCGCCGACGTCACCGCGATGGCGTCGGGCGCCGACCCGATCGAGGCGATCGACCTCTCCCGGAAGGGCCAGCGCACCTTCGGCAAGCTCGAGGAGTGCGACATGCCGGTCGTCGCCGGCATCGACGGCTTCGCCCTCGGCGGCGGCTTCGAGCTGGCGCTGTGCTGTGACTTCCGCATCGCCTCCGAGCGCTCCGAGCTCGGCACCCCCGAACACAACCTCGGCCTGCTGCCGGGCTGGGGCGGCACCCAGCGGCTGATGCGCATCGCCGGCTTCGGCCGCGCCAAGGAGATCGTCTTCACGGCCGAGCGGTTCGACCCCGAGACGATGTACGAGTACGACGTCGTCACCGAGGTCGTCCCGACCGAGGAGTTCGAGGACCGCGTCCACGAGTTCGCCGCCGACCTCGCCGCGGGCCCGCCGATCTCCCAGAAGCTCACGAAGCGCGCGATGCTCGCGGGCTGGGAGGACATCGACGCCGGCCTCGAACTCGAGGCCCAGGCCTTCGGCCACCTCATCAACACGGACGACCTCATGGAGGGCATCACGGCCTTCATGGGCGACGGGGAGCCGAACTTCGAAGGCAAGTAA
- a CDS encoding acyl-CoA dehydrogenase family protein: MDFELTDEQKQLKEEVKRFADNEVRPNAKEYDVEEKFPHDIVDDAADMGLCGASIPIEYGGAGYGAVDSVLIAEELFAADPGIALSILATSFGTEAIREYGTEDQKEEFLEPVAKGEAISGAAISEPDTGSDVSSVSTRAEKDGDEYVINGNKMWITNGSVGDFFVTLCKTDPEAEGRYNGFSQIIVESDRDGFEADKITGKMGIRASDTAELILDDVRVPEENLVGSEGAGFYQQMQFFDATRTGVAAQGVGIAKGAAERALEYAQEREQFGRPIGDFQAIQHKLADMHTETEAARNLTYKSAWEVDSGGSPNTQLASMAKEFASRIAVKTANECVQIHGGSGYVNDFDAERLYRDAKITQIYEGTTEIQKMIIARELQGKGF; this comes from the coding sequence ATGGACTTCGAGCTAACCGACGAGCAGAAACAGCTCAAGGAGGAGGTCAAGCGCTTCGCCGACAACGAGGTCCGGCCGAACGCCAAGGAGTACGATGTCGAGGAGAAGTTCCCCCACGACATCGTCGACGACGCCGCCGATATGGGTCTCTGCGGCGCCTCCATCCCCATCGAGTACGGCGGCGCCGGCTACGGCGCCGTCGACTCGGTCCTCATCGCCGAGGAGCTGTTCGCCGCCGACCCCGGCATCGCCCTCTCCATCCTGGCGACGAGCTTCGGGACCGAGGCCATCCGCGAGTACGGCACCGAGGACCAGAAGGAGGAGTTCCTCGAGCCGGTCGCGAAGGGCGAAGCCATCTCCGGGGCGGCCATCTCGGAGCCGGACACCGGCTCTGACGTCTCCAGCGTCTCGACGCGCGCGGAGAAGGACGGCGACGAGTACGTCATCAACGGCAACAAGATGTGGATCACCAACGGTTCGGTCGGGGACTTCTTCGTCACACTGTGCAAGACCGACCCCGAGGCCGAGGGCCGCTACAACGGCTTCTCGCAGATAATCGTCGAGTCGGACCGCGACGGCTTCGAGGCCGACAAGATCACGGGGAAGATGGGGATTCGCGCGTCCGACACGGCCGAACTCATCCTCGACGACGTCCGCGTCCCCGAGGAGAACCTCGTCGGGAGCGAGGGCGCCGGTTTCTACCAGCAGATGCAGTTCTTCGACGCGACCCGGACCGGCGTCGCGGCCCAGGGCGTCGGCATCGCGAAAGGTGCGGCGGAGCGCGCCCTGGAGTACGCCCAGGAGCGCGAGCAGTTCGGCCGTCCCATCGGCGACTTCCAGGCAATCCAGCACAAGCTCGCCGACATGCACACCGAGACCGAAGCCGCCCGAAATCTCACGTACAAATCCGCGTGGGAGGTCGACTCCGGCGGCTCGCCGAACACCCAGCTGGCGTCGATGGCCAAGGAGTTCGCCTCCCGGATCGCCGTCAAGACGGCCAACGAGTGCGTCCAGATCCACGGCGGGTCGGGCTACGTGAACGACTTCGACGCCGAGCGGCTCTACCGCGACGCGAAGATCACCCAGATCTACGAGGGCACCACCGAGATTCAGAAGATGATCATCGCCCGCGAGCTGCAGGGGAAGGGGTTCTAG
- a CDS encoding DUF357 domain-containing protein, with protein sequence MTADLEEKTDRYEDLLAEALEAAEIAPQEGTPLHDAALEYEEMARSYLEDGRHFREDDDLVNALASFSYGHGWMDAGARIGVFEVPTEGHLFTV encoded by the coding sequence ATGACCGCCGACCTGGAGGAGAAGACGGACCGTTACGAGGATCTGCTGGCGGAGGCGCTGGAGGCCGCCGAGATAGCGCCGCAGGAGGGGACGCCGCTGCACGACGCGGCCCTGGAGTACGAGGAGATGGCCCGTTCGTACCTCGAGGACGGCCGGCACTTCCGGGAGGACGACGACCTCGTCAACGCGCTGGCGTCGTTCTCCTACGGTCACGGCTGGATGGACGCGGGTGCCCGCATCGGCGTCTTCGAGGTACCGACTGAGGGGCACCTCTTCACCGTCTGA
- a CDS encoding ArsR/SmtB family transcription factor, protein MEAALWYVLTGTRGGANRARVLRAIDERPRNANQLAEDLDLDYKTVRHHLDVLEENNVVTDSGDDYGKVYLPSEAARAHWDTVEEVLEKVI, encoded by the coding sequence ATGGAGGCGGCCCTCTGGTACGTGCTGACGGGGACACGCGGCGGCGCGAACCGCGCCCGCGTCCTGCGTGCCATCGACGAGCGGCCGCGGAACGCCAACCAACTCGCCGAGGACCTCGACCTCGACTACAAGACCGTCCGCCACCACCTCGACGTCCTGGAGGAGAACAACGTCGTCACCGACAGCGGGGACGACTACGGCAAGGTGTACCTCCCCAGCGAAGCCGCCCGCGCACACTGGGACACCGTCGAAGAGGTGCTCGAGAAGGTGATCTGA